The Anas acuta chromosome 7, bAnaAcu1.1, whole genome shotgun sequence genome has a window encoding:
- the ATP5MK gene encoding ATP synthase membrane subunit K, mitochondrial, with product MAGHDSGSQHQFTGFQKYFNSYTMVGRRNYVIATYTGVAMLILYFKLRSKKKTPAVADK from the exons ATGGCTGGCCATGACTCGGGATCTCAACACCAGTTCACTGGATTTCAGAAGTACTTCAATTCCTATACCATGGTGGGCAGGAGGAAT TACGTTATAGCAACATACACAGGCGTTGCAATGCTCATCTTATATTTCAAGCTTAGATCTAAAAAGAAGACTCCTGCTGTGGCAGATAAGTAA